A window of Juglans regia cultivar Chandler chromosome 7, Walnut 2.0, whole genome shotgun sequence contains these coding sequences:
- the LOC108981781 gene encoding shikimate O-hydroxycinnamoyltransferase-like, which produces MGAGRSEGSEYIVRVSKTEMVAAVLPLQEHWLPLSNLDLLLPLVDVGVFFCYKKPAATSGDDADNQLSAFESMVGVLKKALAQTLGSHYAFAGEVVPNLVGEPEILCNNGGVCFVEAFAEVDLKDLNLYNPDESIEGKLVPQRKHGILAVQATQLKCGGLVVACTFDHRIADAYSANMFLVSWAEMARSKTITVMPSFRRSLLNPRHPGSIHPSLDDMYVPITALAPPKDPELDADDLISRIYYITGDQLNRLQSLASSTNGCRRTKLQCFSAFLWKMIAKWAIIKNMDKKVTKLGIVVDGRTRLSEGDKHKASLMGSYFGNVLSIPYGAKQVSEINDKPLDWVADEVHKLLEGAVTKEHFLGLIDWVEAHRPVPGLAKIYYNGSEDGPALVVSSGQQFPVSKVDFGWGNPAFGSYHFPWEGDAGYVMPMPSPAGNGDWVVYMRLFKGQLELIEAEAAQVFRPLTSNYLGFD; this is translated from the exons ATGGGGGCCGGAAGATCAGAGGGGTCAGAGTACATTGTGAGAGTGAGCAAGACGGAGATGGTGGCTGCAGTTCTGCCATTGCAAGAGCACTGGCTGCCACTATCTAACCTAGACTTGCTTCTTCCCCTTGTGGACGTGGGTGTTTTTTTCTGCTATAAGAAACCTGCAGCTACCTCCGGGGATGATGCAGACAACCAGCTTAGTGCTTTTGAGTCCATGGTCGGCGTGCTGAAGAAGGCATTGGCACAAACTCTGGGTTCCCACTACGCGTTTGCCGGTGAGGTGGTGCCAAACTTGGTTGGAGAACCTGAGATTCTCTGCAACAATGGCGGAGTATGTTTTGTTGAAGCTTTTGCAGAGGTAGACCTTAAAGACCTCAACTTGTATAACCCTGACGAGAGCATTGAGGGCAAACTTGTACCCCAGAGGAAGCATGGTATTCTGGCTGTCCAG GCTACTCAGCTAAAATGTGGCGGATTGGTGGTGGCATGCACATTTGACCACCGAATAGCAGATGCTTACTCGGCCAACATGTTTCTTGTTTCGTGGGCTGAGATGGCTCGGTCTAAAACAATCACTGTTATGCCATCTTTTCGTCGATCTCTACTCAACCCTCGACACCCCGGCTCGATTCATCCCTCCTTGGATGACATGTATGTCCCCATAACCGCATTGGCCCCACCCAAAGACCCAGAACTGGATGCAGACGATCTCATTAGCCGCATATACTACATTACTGGCGACCAACTCAACCGTCTCCAGTCACTAGCCAGCAGTACCAATGGTTGCAGGAGGACAAAATTACAGTGTTTTAGTGCATTCCTGTGGAAGATGATTGCCAAATGGGCTATTATTAAGAACATGGACAAAAAGGTAACCAAGTTGGGCATTGTTGTCGATGGAAGGACAAGATTAAGCGAAGGAGATAAACATAAAGCTTCACTCATGGGTTCTTACTTTGGAAATGTGCTGTCCATACCGTATGGTGCCAAGCAAGTGAGTGAGATTAACGACAAGCCGTTGGATTGGGTGGCAGACGAGGTTCATAAACTGTTGGAAGGGGCAGTGACAAAGGAACATTTCTTGGGGCTGATAGATTGGGTGGAGGCTCATCGTCCGGTGCCAGGTTTGGCAAAGATATATTATAATGGGAGCGAAGATGGACCGGCTTTGGTGGTGTCATCCGGGCAACAGTTCCCAGTGTCTAAGGTGGACTTCGGGTGGGGAAACCCGGCTTTTGGATCGTACCATTTTCCGTGGGAAGGGGACGCCGGATACGTGATGCCGATGCCGAGCCCCGCCGGAAACGGTGATTGGGTGGTGTACATGCGCCTCTTTAAAGGACAGCTGGAGTTGATAGAGGCGGAGGCTGCTCAGGTCTTTAGACCCTTGACTTCTAACTATCTCGGTTTCGactag
- the LOC108991548 gene encoding shikimate O-hydroxycinnamoyltransferase-like, translating to MGAGRSEGSEYIVRVSKTEMVAAVLPLQEHWLPLSNLDLLLPLVDVGVFFCYKKPAATSGDDADNQLSAFESMVGVLKKALAQTLVSHYAFAGEVVPNLVGEPEILCNNGGVCFVEAFAEVDLKDLNLYNPDESIEGKLVPQRKHGVLAVQATQLKCGGLVVACTFDHRIADAYSANMFLVSWAEMARSKTITVMPSFRRSLLNPRHPGSIHPSLDDMYVPITTLAPPKDPEPDADDLISRIYYITADQLNRLQSLASSTNGCRRTKLQCFSAFLWKMIAKWAIIKNMDKKVTKLGIVVDGRTRLSEGDKHKASLMGSYFGNVLSIPYGAKQVSEINDKPLDWVADEVHKLLEGAVTKEHFLGLIDWVEAHRPVPGLAKIYYNGSEDGPALVVSSGQQFPVSKVDFGWGNPAFGSYHFPWEGDAGYVMPMPSPAGNGDWVVYMHLFKGQLELIEAEAAQVFRPLTSKYLGFD from the exons ATGGGGGCCGGAAGATCAGAGGGGTCAGAGTACATTGTGAGAGTGAGCAAGACGGAGATGGTGGCTGCAGTTCTGCCATTGCAAGAGCACTGGCTGCCACTATCTAACCTAGACTTGCTTCTTCCCCTTGTGGACGTGGGTGTTTTTTTCTGCTATAAGAAACCTGCAGCTACCTCCGGGGATGATGCAGACAACCAGCTTAGTGCTTTTGAGTCCATGGTCGGCGTGCTCAAGAAGGCATTGGCACAAACTCTGGTTTCCCACTACGCTTTTGCCGGTGAGGTGGTGCCAAACTTGGTTGGAGAACCTGAGATTCTCTGCAACAATGGCGGAGTATGTTTTGTTGAAGCTTTTGCAGAGGTAGACCTTAAAGACCTCAACTTGTATAACCCTGACGAGAGCATCGAGGGCAAGCTTGTACCCCAGAGGAAGCATGGTGTTCTCGCTGTCCAG GCTACTCAGCTAAAATGTGGCGGATTGGTGGTGGCATGCACATTTGACCACCGAATAGCAGACGCTTACTCGGCCAACATGTTTCTTGTTTCGTGGGCTGAGATGGCTCGGTCTAAAACAATCACTGTTATGCCATCTTTTCGTCGATCTCTACTCAACCCTCGACACCCCGGCTCGATTCATCCCTCCTTGGATGACATGTATGTCCCCATAACCACATTGGCCCCACCCAAAGACCCAGAACCTGATGCAGACGATCTCATTAGCCGCATATACTACATTACTGCCGACCAACTCAACCGTCTCCAGTCACTAGCCAGCAGTACCAATGGTTGCAGGAGGACAAAATTACAGTGTTTTAGTGCATTCCTGTGGAAGATGATTGCCAAATGGGCTATTATTAAGAACATGGACAAAAAGGTAACCAAGTTGGGCATTGTTGTCGATGGAAGGACAAGATTAAGCGAAGGAGATAAACATAAAGCTTCACTCATGGGTTCTTACTTTGGAAATGTGCTGTCCATACCGTATGGTGCCAAGCAAGTGAGTGAGATTAACGACAAGCCGTTGGATTGGGTGGCAGACGAGGTTCATAAACTGTTGGAAGGGGCAGTGACAAAGGAACATTTTTTGGGGCTGATAGATTGGGTGGAGGCTCATCGTCCGGTGCCAGGTTTGGCAAAGATATATTATAATGGGAGCGAAGATGGACCGGCTTTGGTGGTGTCATCCGGGCAACAGTTCCCAGTGTCTAAGGTGGACTTCGGGTGGGGAAACCCGGCTTTTGGATCGTACCATTTTCCGTGGGAAGGGGACGCCGGATACGTGATGCCGATGCCGAGCCCCGCCGGAAACGGTGATTGGGTGGTGTACATGCACCTCTTTAAAGGACAACTGGAGTTGATAGAGGCGGAGGCTGCTCAGGTCTTTAGACCTTTGACTTCTAAATATCTCGGTTTCGACTAG
- the LOC108991552 gene encoding uncharacterized protein LOC108991552 isoform X1, whose product MMPTSPIVESALTQSDYLSKPSHSAESCSDTEIHLDNVDELRSHNSSLKESNLGDEAGIFGSCTTSNNDYSSRFQLEQDVQRLQQQLQEEMELHAILEKGIQKNASKFLSPSRLPHQAQELLSNISLLEITVSKLEQEMVSLHFQLSQERNERRLAEYRLRHSASQSISLHSSDIMDTSSSPSLKKVSVSEVGCSSEDNCQEMRDQSLESTDKCTELVIENAVDSIALSHDKKMSMKMDSNCCQPLEFSKLPKGMPSNGLWNYPNQLSEEMVRCMKNIFMSLADSTIPSKTSTSESHCSPLSPHGTSPRGHLSSSSWWSSSERSMISSWLQSPQIDIQSNSEVVASDNACDPYRVRRKLSWANIGNYGLATEVSWMSVGKKQLEYASGALRRFRTLVEQLAKVNPIRLSCDEKFAFWINLYNALIMHAYLAYGVPRSELKLFSLLQKAAYTVGGHSFSAAAIEYVILKMKPPLHRPQIALLLALHKLKVSEEQRKSAVDIYEPLVAFALSCGMHSSPAVRIYTAQNVREELQEAQRDFIRASVGVSSKGRLLVPKMLHCFAKAFVDDANLAVWILHYLPPPQATFVEQCISQRRQSLLGSRNCGILPFDSHFRYLFLPDKIHLC is encoded by the exons ATGATGCCTACCTCGCCAATTGTGGAATCTGCCTTGACCCA GAGCGATTATCTCTCGAAACCATCACATTCTGCCGAGAGTTGTTCTGATACAGAAATACATCTCGATAATGTGGATGAACTTCGTAGCCATAACTCGTCCTTAAAG GAGAGCAATCTTGGAGATGAGGCTGGAATTTTTGGATCCTGCACTACAAGCAACAATGATTATTCTTCCAGGTTCCAGCTTGAACAGGAT GTACAAAGATTACAACAGCAGCTGCAAGAAGAGATGGAACTGCATGCTATCCTGGAAAAGGGTATTCAGAAGAATGCTTCGAAATTCTTGAGTCCATCACGTCTCCCTCACCAG GCTCAAGAGCTCCTATCCAATATTTCATTGTTGGAGATCACGGTTTCAAAACTTGAACAAGAGATGGTCTCTTTGCATTTTCAACTAAGCCAAGAGAGAAATGAACGGAGGCTTGCAGAATATCGTTTGAGGCATTCAGCATCTCAGTCAATATCTCTTCACTCCTCTGATATTATGGATACTTCG AGTTCACCTTCTTTGAAAAAGGTTTCCGTTTCTGAAGTTGGTTGTTCCTCCGAAGACAACTGCCAGGAGATGAGAGACCAATCATTAGAATCTACCGATAAATGTACAGAGTTGGTAATAGAG AATGCAGTGGACTCAATTGCACTCAGCCATGACAAGAAAATGTCTATGAAAATGGATTCCAACTGTTGTCAACCTCTAGAGTTCAGCAAGCTCCCTAAAGGGATGCCATCAAACGGCCTTTGGAACTACCCTAATCAATTATCTGAAGAGATGGTGAGatgtatgaaaaatatattcatgTCTCTGGCAGATTCTACCATACCATCCAAAACATCTACATCAGAAAGCCACTGCTCACCTCTCTCACCACATGGAACATCTCCACGCGGTCATCTTTCCAGTTCATCTTGGTGGTCATCGTCTGAAAGGTCAATGATTTCATCATGGTTGCAGAGCCCACAAATTGATATACAGAGTAACTCTGAGGTGGTGGCTTCAGACAATGCATGTGATCCCTACAGGGTGCGGAGAAAATTAAGTTGGGCTAATATTGGAAACTATGGACTAGCAACTGAAGTTTCTTGGATGTCAGTTGGAAAGAAGCAATTAGAATATGCCTCGGGGGCACTGAGAAGGTTCAG AACACTTGTTGAGCAACTGGCGAAGGTGAATCCTATACGTTTGAGCTGTGATGAGAAGTTTGCTTTCTGGATCAACTTATATAATGCTCTGATTATGCAT GCTTACTTGGCATATGGAGTCCCGAGAAGTGAGTTGAAGCTCTTCTCTTTGTTGCAAAAG GCAGCATACACTGTTGGGGGACATTCTTTCAGTGCAGCCGCAATTGAGTATGTGATTCTAAAAATGAAACCACCACTCCATCGGCCACAAATC GCTTTGCTTCTTGCCCTTCACAAGCTGAAGGTATCAGAGGAACAACGGAAATCCGCAGTTGATATATATGAACCACTTGTAGCTTTTGCTCTCAGCTGTGGAATGCACTCTTCACCTGCG GTAAGAATCTACACTGCTCAGAATGTGAGAGAAGAGCTTCAAGAAGCACAGCGTGATTTCATTCGAGCTTCAGTTGGGGTTAGCAGCAAGGGGAGGTTGTTGGTCCCCAAAATGCTACACTGCTTTGCCAAAGCCTTTGTGGATGATGCAAATCTGGCTGTATGGATATTGCATTATCTTCCGCCGCCTCAGGCCACCTTCGTTGAACAATGCATATCACAGAGAAGGCAAAGCCTTCTTGGTTCGCGCAACTGCGGCATTCTTCCGTTTGATTCACACTTCCGGTACCTATTCCTGCCTGACAAAATTCATCTTTGTTAA
- the LOC108991552 gene encoding uncharacterized protein LOC108991552 isoform X2 → MMPTSPIVESALTQSDYLSKPSHSAESCSDTEIHLDNVDELRSHNSSLKESNLGDEAGIFGSCTTSNNDYSSRFQLEQDVQRLQQQLQEEMELHAILEKGIQKNASKFLSPSRLPHQAQELLSNISLLEITVSKLEQEMVSLHFQLSQERNERRLAEYRLRHSASQSISLHSSDIMDTSSSPSLKKVSVSEVGCSSEDNCQENAVDSIALSHDKKMSMKMDSNCCQPLEFSKLPKGMPSNGLWNYPNQLSEEMVRCMKNIFMSLADSTIPSKTSTSESHCSPLSPHGTSPRGHLSSSSWWSSSERSMISSWLQSPQIDIQSNSEVVASDNACDPYRVRRKLSWANIGNYGLATEVSWMSVGKKQLEYASGALRRFRTLVEQLAKVNPIRLSCDEKFAFWINLYNALIMHAYLAYGVPRSELKLFSLLQKAAYTVGGHSFSAAAIEYVILKMKPPLHRPQIALLLALHKLKVSEEQRKSAVDIYEPLVAFALSCGMHSSPAVRIYTAQNVREELQEAQRDFIRASVGVSSKGRLLVPKMLHCFAKAFVDDANLAVWILHYLPPPQATFVEQCISQRRQSLLGSRNCGILPFDSHFRYLFLPDKIHLC, encoded by the exons ATGATGCCTACCTCGCCAATTGTGGAATCTGCCTTGACCCA GAGCGATTATCTCTCGAAACCATCACATTCTGCCGAGAGTTGTTCTGATACAGAAATACATCTCGATAATGTGGATGAACTTCGTAGCCATAACTCGTCCTTAAAG GAGAGCAATCTTGGAGATGAGGCTGGAATTTTTGGATCCTGCACTACAAGCAACAATGATTATTCTTCCAGGTTCCAGCTTGAACAGGAT GTACAAAGATTACAACAGCAGCTGCAAGAAGAGATGGAACTGCATGCTATCCTGGAAAAGGGTATTCAGAAGAATGCTTCGAAATTCTTGAGTCCATCACGTCTCCCTCACCAG GCTCAAGAGCTCCTATCCAATATTTCATTGTTGGAGATCACGGTTTCAAAACTTGAACAAGAGATGGTCTCTTTGCATTTTCAACTAAGCCAAGAGAGAAATGAACGGAGGCTTGCAGAATATCGTTTGAGGCATTCAGCATCTCAGTCAATATCTCTTCACTCCTCTGATATTATGGATACTTCG AGTTCACCTTCTTTGAAAAAGGTTTCCGTTTCTGAAGTTGGTTGTTCCTCCGAAGACAACTGCCAGGAG AATGCAGTGGACTCAATTGCACTCAGCCATGACAAGAAAATGTCTATGAAAATGGATTCCAACTGTTGTCAACCTCTAGAGTTCAGCAAGCTCCCTAAAGGGATGCCATCAAACGGCCTTTGGAACTACCCTAATCAATTATCTGAAGAGATGGTGAGatgtatgaaaaatatattcatgTCTCTGGCAGATTCTACCATACCATCCAAAACATCTACATCAGAAAGCCACTGCTCACCTCTCTCACCACATGGAACATCTCCACGCGGTCATCTTTCCAGTTCATCTTGGTGGTCATCGTCTGAAAGGTCAATGATTTCATCATGGTTGCAGAGCCCACAAATTGATATACAGAGTAACTCTGAGGTGGTGGCTTCAGACAATGCATGTGATCCCTACAGGGTGCGGAGAAAATTAAGTTGGGCTAATATTGGAAACTATGGACTAGCAACTGAAGTTTCTTGGATGTCAGTTGGAAAGAAGCAATTAGAATATGCCTCGGGGGCACTGAGAAGGTTCAG AACACTTGTTGAGCAACTGGCGAAGGTGAATCCTATACGTTTGAGCTGTGATGAGAAGTTTGCTTTCTGGATCAACTTATATAATGCTCTGATTATGCAT GCTTACTTGGCATATGGAGTCCCGAGAAGTGAGTTGAAGCTCTTCTCTTTGTTGCAAAAG GCAGCATACACTGTTGGGGGACATTCTTTCAGTGCAGCCGCAATTGAGTATGTGATTCTAAAAATGAAACCACCACTCCATCGGCCACAAATC GCTTTGCTTCTTGCCCTTCACAAGCTGAAGGTATCAGAGGAACAACGGAAATCCGCAGTTGATATATATGAACCACTTGTAGCTTTTGCTCTCAGCTGTGGAATGCACTCTTCACCTGCG GTAAGAATCTACACTGCTCAGAATGTGAGAGAAGAGCTTCAAGAAGCACAGCGTGATTTCATTCGAGCTTCAGTTGGGGTTAGCAGCAAGGGGAGGTTGTTGGTCCCCAAAATGCTACACTGCTTTGCCAAAGCCTTTGTGGATGATGCAAATCTGGCTGTATGGATATTGCATTATCTTCCGCCGCCTCAGGCCACCTTCGTTGAACAATGCATATCACAGAGAAGGCAAAGCCTTCTTGGTTCGCGCAACTGCGGCATTCTTCCGTTTGATTCACACTTCCGGTACCTATTCCTGCCTGACAAAATTCATCTTTGTTAA
- the LOC108991554 gene encoding uncharacterized protein LOC108991554, whose protein sequence is MAAGEGPINVHDHGTALDKKHFRVQCNYCGKVVSGFFRLKCHLGGIRGDVTPCENAPQNVKELFNKSLLERKTESFSKEVGDPHHPNLPRKRNCYPNWNSDQHNKHETTQNGGSCFARHVDMDSAPEDNLTDGATFSNGGIGFQRAIRCETIKDALSMQAQKSIARFFYETGVDFSAANSASFKRMINATLGHGQTEYDVPSCQELKGWMLQDEVKEMQEYVKKIRHSWESTGCSILLDAWVDEKGRHLVNFLVDCPQGAVYLRSSDVTSFIGDVDTLQSVLDGVIKEIGVDNVVQVVACSTKGWVGDVGKQFMDKCKRVVWTVSASHCIELMLEKIGMIESIRGIITKAKTITKFIYGHETLLNLLKKYTLGHDIIKPSKTRPAMPFLTLENIVSEKQHLKDMFASSDWKTSFWASRIEGKRVADLVGDQTFWNGAEIALKATIPLVRVLCLINQADKPQVGYIYETMDQVKEAIKEEFKKKKSQYLPFWQVIDEIWDTHLHSPIHAAGYYLNPCLFYSSDFFGDAEVAFGLLSSIVRLVRDQRSQDLISRHLEEYRHARGGFEGGSALDQRTNIPPALWWSHYGRQYPELQRFAIRILSQNCDGASRYVLKRSLAEKLLTTGRNPIEQQRLNDLTFVHYNLQLQLQSGTRRRDIVAEEIDPMDDWIVDEALTHPKTVNLHG, encoded by the exons ATGGCTGCTGGTGAGGGCCCCATCAATGTTCATGATCACGGTACAGCTCTTGATAAGAAACACTTTAGAGTccaatgtaattattgtggtaaAGTGGTCAGCGGTTTCTTCCGCTTGAAGTGCCACTTAGGAGGTATACGAGGTGATGTTACCCCTTGTGAAAATGCTCCTCAAAACGTGAAGGAACTGTTTAACAAAAGTTTACTTGAAAGGAAAACAGAGAGTTTTTCCAAGGAAGTTGGGGATCCCCATCACCCAAATCTTCCTCGGAAGAGGAATTGTTATCCTAACTGGAACAGTGACCAGCATAATAAGCATGAGACCACTCAAAATGGTGGTTCTTGTTTTGCGAGGCATGTTGACATGGACTCTGCCCCGGAAGACAATCTGACAGACGGTGCTACTTTTTCCAATGGTGGTATAGGTTTCCAACGAGCCATACGTTGTGAAACAATAAAAGATGCATTATCAATGCAAGCCCAAAAAAGCATTGCTAGATTCTTCTATGAAACGGGTGTAGATTTCAGTGCTGCTAATTCTGCTAGCTTTAAAAGAATGATAAATGCGACACTAGGTCATGGTCAGACAGAGTATGACGTCCCTAGTTGTCAGGAACTAAAAGGCTGGATGCTTCAAGATGAGGTGAAGGAGATGCAAGAGTATGTGAAGAAGATTAGGCATTCATGGGAAAGCACAGGGTGTAGCATACTGTTAGATGCATGGGTTGATGAAAAGGGCAGACATCTGGTTAATTTTTTGGTGGATTGCCCTCAGGGTGCTGTTTATCTTCGATCATCTGACGTTACATCTTTCATTGGTGATGTTGATACCTTACAGTCGGTGTTGGATGGAGTTATTAAGGAGATTGGAGTTGACAATGTAGTTCAAGTGGTGGCATGTTCCACAAAGGGTTGGGTCGGAGATGTGGGCAAACAATTCATGGATAAGTGCAAGAGAGTTGTCTGGACCGTGAGCGCATCTCATTGCATTGAGCTTATGCTAGAGAAGATTGGGATGATTGAGTCTATCAGAGGGATAATAACTAAAGCCAAGACCATTACGAAGTTTATTTATGGCCATGAAACTCTTTTGAATCTTTTGAAGAAATATACTCTAGGCCATGACATAATCAAGCCCTCCAAAACAAGACCAGCAATGCCCTTTCTGACTCTAGAGAATATTGTATCCGAAAAGCAGCATTTAAAGGATATGTTTGCCTCATCAGATTGGAAGACATCATTTTGGGCTTCTAGAATAGAGGGTAAGAGGGTAGCTGATTTGGTGGGAGACCAAACTTTCTGGAATGGAGCTGAGATTGCCTTGAAGGCAACAATTCCACTGGTGCGTGTTTTATGCTTGATCAATCAGGCTGATAAGCCACAAGTTGGGTACATATATGAAACAATGGATCAAGTAAAAGAGGCAATTAAAGAggaatttaaaaagaagaaatccCAGTACTTGCCTTTTTGGCAAGTGATTGACGAGATTTGGGACACCCATCTCCATAGCCCTATCCATGCTGCAGGGTATTATTTAAACCCATGTCTCTTTTATTCAAGTGATTTCTTTGGTGATGCCGAGGTTGCCTTTGGCCTTTTGAGCTCAATTGTCCGCTTGGTACGTGATCAAAGAAGTCAAGATTTGATCTCCCGACATCTTGAGGAGTACAGACATGCTAGAGGTGGTTTTGAAGGGGGGAGTGCCCTTGACCAAAGAACCAACATCCCTCCAG CCCTTTGGTGGTCTCATTATGGAAGACAATATCCTGAGCTGCAGAGATTTGCCATTCGAATTTTGAGCCAGAACTGTGATGGTGCTTCAAGATACGTACTCAAAAGGAGTTTGGCTGAGAAGCTGCTCACAACTGGAAGGAATCCAATTGAGCAACAACGATTGAATGATCTGACATTTGTGCATTACAATTTGCAACTGCAGCTTCAGTCAGGCACGAGGAGGCGTGACATTGTTGCTGAAGAGATTGACCCAATGGATGATTGGATCGTTGATGAAGCACTGACTCATCCCAAAACGGTCAATTTACATGGATGA